One stretch of Balneola sp. MJW-20 DNA includes these proteins:
- the menD gene encoding 2-succinyl-5-enolpyruvyl-6-hydroxy-3-cyclohexene-1-carboxylic-acid synthase yields MQENEKPQNVAFYWCSAFARTLFEEGIEHIIISPGSRSTPLVMAFVSHPGFRIHTVIDERTAAFTALGIAKTSGKPAVLICTSGTAAANYYPAVIEATQSNVPLIIAGADRPYHLQQVGASQTIDQLKLFGDYPVYFQNMGEPSSDEPSIKRVMTTARQAAETAMNRCGVAHINFPFRKPFEPDPDFLKKSEYSNHKHSRRKITVYSPESGKTRMNDTFWSDLTAAERPLIVAGPATKPDVMENALNLAKILQAPLLAEPGSNLPHTKYSVSGFDGFLSNENNLSELEPDLILRFGQQVVSKALNRFLERTESRQISFISNEKWVDGSLSADRFLQLKNKLVIPDIHGAAQKDWLKKWRSAERSYRKYSEELLHPTTPIADGYVFAKISELIPKDAFTFLSNSFPVRDMSMFGQYSGKEIYTNRGAAGIDGILSTAIGSSIALKKTGILFIGDIAFLHDSNALLNAGLLEESLVVVVLNNGGGTIFRMLPIDNYPKHPYRPYFETPQRVKISALCRAHKVDHSLVTRPEQIIPYFETALDQPGLHVLECITDPDNSMKQRKELWNFELES; encoded by the coding sequence ATGCAAGAAAATGAAAAGCCTCAGAATGTAGCCTTTTACTGGTGTTCAGCTTTTGCCCGCACTTTATTTGAAGAGGGAATCGAGCACATTATAATCTCTCCCGGATCACGATCCACCCCGCTGGTTATGGCTTTTGTATCTCACCCGGGTTTCAGGATACATACGGTGATCGATGAGCGTACTGCAGCATTTACAGCCCTTGGAATCGCTAAAACCTCCGGTAAACCCGCAGTTCTGATTTGCACCTCAGGTACTGCAGCAGCGAATTATTATCCGGCTGTAATCGAAGCTACCCAGTCTAATGTTCCGCTTATTATTGCAGGTGCCGACCGCCCCTATCATTTACAGCAGGTTGGCGCTTCACAGACTATTGATCAGCTAAAGCTGTTTGGAGATTACCCGGTCTACTTTCAGAATATGGGTGAACCAAGTTCAGATGAACCTAGCATAAAACGTGTTATGACAACGGCCCGGCAGGCGGCTGAAACTGCAATGAACCGTTGCGGAGTGGCTCATATTAACTTTCCATTTAGAAAACCCTTTGAACCTGATCCTGATTTCCTCAAGAAATCTGAATATAGTAATCACAAACACTCCCGACGAAAGATCACTGTTTATTCTCCTGAATCAGGTAAGACCCGAATGAATGATACCTTCTGGTCGGATCTCACAGCTGCTGAAAGGCCTCTGATCGTTGCAGGGCCGGCTACAAAGCCGGATGTAATGGAAAATGCACTGAATCTGGCAAAGATACTGCAGGCTCCTCTGCTGGCGGAACCCGGCTCCAATCTGCCACACACCAAATATTCGGTATCCGGATTTGACGGTTTTCTTAGTAATGAAAATAACCTGAGTGAGTTAGAGCCGGACCTGATCCTCAGATTCGGACAGCAGGTGGTCAGTAAAGCGCTGAATCGTTTTCTGGAAAGGACTGAATCACGTCAGATCTCTTTCATCAGCAACGAAAAATGGGTGGATGGTTCATTATCTGCTGACCGGTTTCTGCAGCTCAAAAATAAATTAGTGATACCTGACATACATGGTGCTGCACAAAAAGACTGGCTTAAAAAATGGAGGTCAGCTGAACGCAGTTACCGTAAATACAGCGAAGAGCTGTTGCACCCCACAACTCCTATTGCCGACGGGTATGTATTTGCAAAGATCTCGGAACTGATTCCGAAAGATGCTTTTACTTTCCTTTCAAATTCATTTCCTGTCCGGGATATGTCTATGTTCGGCCAATATTCAGGTAAAGAGATCTATACGAACCGGGGAGCAGCAGGCATAGATGGAATACTATCGACAGCCATAGGCAGCAGTATAGCTTTAAAAAAGACGGGTATTCTGTTTATTGGCGACATTGCATTCTTACATGATTCCAATGCACTATTAAACGCTGGTCTGTTGGAGGAGTCACTGGTAGTAGTGGTCCTAAACAACGGAGGCGGAACGATATTCAGGATGCTGCCGATCGACAATTATCCCAAGCACCCTTACCGCCCGTATTTCGAAACCCCTCAGCGGGTCAAGATCAGTGCACTTTGCCGGGCACATAAAGTGGATCACAGCCTGGTAACCCGTCCCGAACAGATCATACCCTATTTTGAGACCGCACTGGATCAGCCCGGACTTCATGTACTGGAGTGTATTACCGATCCTGATAATTCCATGAAGCAAAGAAAAGAACTCTGGAATTTCGAGCTTGAATCATGA
- a CDS encoding LptF/LptG family permease has protein sequence MINQLKTDLLKKHLGPFLFCFITLMFLLLMQFLVMNIDNLIGKEIPLAIILELIATNLAYMVVLATPMAVLIATLMAFGKFSELNELTALRASGVNPFHVMRPVLIASIILTVMLTWFSDQVLPDANHKSRSLFIDIKLKKPAFELQTGNFYQGIEGYTFLVREIDGETDSLYNITLYEDPSNTRDRRFIRADRGILKSKGGEALELTLHDGQVFSQSAGSRGTTNQFEKSSFSEHRMILDLADLSFMRSDPTNRSRGERTMSSKAMMQVVDSLRSEYNNYKITAAENMLLNTETTETDDGEKVRIFENNESFFKPEIIVNTSGRKLNRIESTYPLINRYEDPVQQLNLIREASRQLNDYQSWFSNVESNAEYRKKRAAQFLVEIHKKLSIPIACLVFVLFGAPIGIMTRNGNFGIAALIGSVVLTFYWVSIIQGEKLADLMYISPFWGMWTFNIIMSVTGIILILNLTTELQISKLFRRSHE, from the coding sequence TTGATCAATCAATTAAAGACAGATCTGCTCAAAAAGCATTTAGGCCCCTTCCTGTTTTGCTTTATAACGCTGATGTTTCTGCTCCTGATGCAGTTTCTGGTCATGAATATTGATAACCTGATAGGAAAAGAGATTCCGCTGGCTATCATTCTGGAGCTCATTGCTACCAATCTCGCTTACATGGTGGTACTGGCAACCCCTATGGCAGTACTCATTGCTACGCTTATGGCATTCGGTAAATTTTCCGAACTCAATGAGCTTACCGCACTGCGTGCATCCGGTGTCAACCCTTTTCATGTGATGAGGCCTGTACTTATTGCCTCCATAATACTCACGGTGATGCTAACGTGGTTTTCAGATCAGGTGCTTCCCGACGCTAACCATAAATCCAGATCTCTTTTTATAGACATAAAATTAAAAAAACCGGCTTTTGAACTGCAGACCGGAAATTTTTATCAGGGTATTGAGGGATACACTTTTCTGGTGAGAGAAATTGACGGCGAAACCGATAGTCTATATAACATTACTCTGTATGAGGATCCCAGCAATACGCGAGATCGCCGTTTCATCCGGGCAGACCGAGGCATACTTAAAAGTAAGGGTGGCGAAGCTCTGGAGCTTACCCTCCATGATGGACAAGTTTTTAGTCAATCTGCCGGTTCCAGAGGTACAACCAATCAGTTTGAAAAATCCTCGTTTTCAGAACACCGCATGATCCTTGACCTGGCTGATCTGTCGTTTATGCGTTCCGACCCGACAAACCGAAGCCGGGGAGAAAGAACCATGAGCTCGAAGGCTATGATGCAAGTAGTGGATTCCCTGCGATCCGAGTACAATAACTACAAGATCACGGCTGCCGAGAATATGCTGCTTAACACCGAGACTACAGAGACCGACGATGGGGAAAAAGTACGGATCTTTGAAAATAATGAATCTTTTTTCAAACCTGAGATCATTGTAAATACCTCCGGCAGAAAGCTCAATCGTATTGAAAGCACCTATCCGCTAATCAACAGATATGAGGATCCCGTACAACAGCTGAACCTTATCCGTGAAGCCAGCAGGCAGCTGAATGATTATCAAAGCTGGTTCAGTAATGTGGAAAGCAATGCGGAGTATCGTAAGAAAAGAGCCGCACAGTTCTTGGTGGAGATACATAAAAAATTATCTATTCCGATAGCTTGCCTGGTCTTTGTATTATTTGGAGCTCCAATAGGTATTATGACCAGAAATGGAAACTTTGGGATCGCGGCTCTCATCGGCTCAGTGGTACTTACTTTTTACTGGGTCTCCATCATACAGGGGGAAAAACTGGCCGATTTAATGTACATAAGTCCTTTCTGGGGAATGTGGACCTTCAATATCATTATGAGCGTAACGGGTATCATCCTGATCCTGAACCTGACTACTGAATTGCAGATCAGTAAACTCTTCAGGAGGTCACATGAATAA
- a CDS encoding LptF/LptG family permease: MNKFDWLVIKRLLFLSIPITLMLLFIFVLIDFSDNSDEFFEQGATLLEIFTGYYLNYIPDMARQILPVAVFASCLFITGQFTERLEITSLKAAGVSLYRISLPYILTGLMLASATSFFDAYLIPNANERKFAFEERYLRGKIERVENQDIFRQPLPDTQLRLNYFDRAQNVGYQVRMFQYEGNEVIKTTSASKMSWDEENEIWVLQGVREQIYNDYGYSEFQYNNKDTTLNVYPRDLARTSSDIALLTYEEAQDYIESLERSGAGNVADPKVKYYSRLSYPLSILTVTIIGFAFASVRRRGGRGVYIAGGLMFSFVYLTFMEIIKPFGSKGVLDPVLAATIPHVTFLIVGIILLISTRK; encoded by the coding sequence ATGAATAAATTTGACTGGCTGGTTATAAAGAGACTTCTATTTCTTTCCATCCCTATCACGTTAATGCTGTTATTTATCTTTGTACTTATAGATTTTTCGGATAACAGTGACGAATTCTTTGAACAGGGTGCAACATTACTAGAAATTTTCACCGGGTATTATCTCAATTATATCCCGGATATGGCTCGGCAGATCCTTCCGGTTGCTGTTTTTGCTTCCTGTCTTTTTATAACGGGACAATTCACCGAGCGGCTGGAGATCACCTCCCTGAAAGCAGCAGGTGTAAGCCTTTACAGGATCTCTTTACCCTATATTCTAACCGGACTTATGCTGGCATCTGCTACTAGTTTTTTTGATGCCTACCTGATCCCAAATGCCAATGAGCGTAAATTCGCTTTTGAAGAAAGATACCTGCGGGGTAAGATCGAAAGGGTGGAAAATCAGGATATTTTCAGGCAGCCTTTACCGGACACTCAGCTCAGACTGAATTATTTTGACCGCGCGCAAAACGTCGGATATCAGGTACGAATGTTTCAATATGAAGGGAATGAAGTGATCAAAACGACCAGTGCCTCTAAAATGTCCTGGGACGAAGAAAATGAGATCTGGGTCCTGCAAGGGGTTCGTGAACAGATCTATAACGATTACGGATATTCTGAATTTCAGTACAATAATAAGGATACGACTCTAAATGTATATCCCAGAGACCTTGCCCGTACAAGCAGTGATATAGCATTGCTAACCTATGAAGAGGCACAGGATTATATAGAGTCTCTTGAAAGAAGCGGTGCCGGTAACGTTGCAGATCCAAAAGTGAAGTACTACAGCCGCCTGTCTTATCCTCTTTCAATTCTGACCGTAACCATTATCGGTTTCGCATTTGCTTCGGTTCGAAGAAGAGGTGGACGAGGGGTTTACATAGCCGGCGGACTAATGTTTAGTTTTGTATACCTAACCTTTATGGAGATCATCAAACCATTCGGATCAAAAGGAGTTCTGGATCCGGTCCTGGCGGCAACCATCCCCCATGTGACATTCCTCATAGTTGGGATCATTCTACTTATAAGTACCCGGAAATAG
- the menH gene encoding 2-succinyl-6-hydroxy-2,4-cyclohexadiene-1-carboxylate synthase — translation MKLRVRGISYHLKRWNEEPELPDVVFLHGFMGSGENFKALVSKCVYFCNPLTIDLLGHGETEGAELHYRFSHKEQTADLKKLISEQIGRPVFLYGYSMGARLALSLALKHPELFYGLILESGTFGIEGETERQARQSLDGRRADEILGNFKGFLDEWKKLELLKTNEPHPETEMIQSQQQPLWIANSLLGFGTGTMPCFRNALPDLPLPVQLITGQKDSKFIRINQVMKKELNSAELSIVQNAGHRVHLDQPDEIAKILRSFISKHFRHELDHR, via the coding sequence ATGAAACTCCGGGTACGAGGCATCTCTTATCATCTGAAAAGATGGAATGAAGAACCCGAACTACCGGATGTGGTCTTTTTGCATGGTTTTATGGGCAGTGGAGAGAACTTCAAAGCATTGGTCTCCAAATGTGTGTACTTCTGCAATCCTCTGACCATTGATCTGCTGGGCCACGGTGAAACAGAAGGCGCTGAACTGCATTACCGTTTCAGTCATAAAGAACAGACCGCAGATCTTAAAAAACTTATTTCAGAACAGATCGGCCGGCCGGTTTTTCTTTACGGATATTCCATGGGGGCTCGACTTGCTTTATCACTGGCATTGAAACACCCTGAGCTGTTTTACGGTCTGATCCTTGAAAGCGGCACTTTCGGTATTGAAGGAGAAACCGAACGACAGGCGCGGCAGTCGCTGGACGGTCGCAGAGCAGATGAGATCCTGGGGAATTTTAAAGGTTTTCTGGATGAATGGAAAAAGCTGGAGCTGCTTAAGACCAATGAACCCCATCCTGAAACCGAAATGATTCAGTCTCAGCAACAACCTCTGTGGATCGCTAACAGTTTACTGGGATTTGGTACCGGCACCATGCCCTGTTTCCGAAACGCCTTACCGGATCTGCCGCTTCCGGTTCAGCTGATCACCGGACAGAAAGACAGTAAATTTATCCGGATCAACCAGGTGATGAAAAAGGAATTAAATTCCGCAGAACTCAGTATTGTACAAAATGCCGGACATCGGGTACATTTGGATCAACCCGATGAAATAGCAAAAATTCTAAGATCATTCATTTCAAAACATTTCAGACATGAACTGGACCACCGTTAA
- a CDS encoding DUF4290 domain-containing protein: MFIEQRKPKDFDCGFNLDLMIAALPRIEDTEERVSYAKRVVGLIKQSHPTWVDEDGRSEAAWEHFYKLAEYDLDAYGIHNPFQTGEEDDAQ, encoded by the coding sequence ATGTTCATAGAACAAAGAAAGCCGAAAGATTTTGATTGCGGATTCAACTTAGATCTCATGATCGCTGCACTTCCTAGAATTGAAGATACCGAAGAACGTGTAAGCTATGCAAAGAGAGTTGTAGGTTTGATCAAACAAAGTCACCCAACCTGGGTAGATGAAGACGGCAGATCGGAAGCTGCATGGGAGCATTTCTACAAACTGGCTGAATATGATCTGGATGCATACGGCATCCACAATCCATTTCAGACCGGTGAAGAAGACGACGCTCAGTAG
- a CDS encoding isochorismate synthase MenF, whose product MSSKNLKYQSSDGCLSDQIGVAELKKAFDHAHTKAVKGRKNYFSYTFAIPSVDPLAVLEQHKITDQFQYYFEKPIDEFSIVAAGTVERIKTTGDDRFKEASRNGKELISRVHHFTSVQHHLASIHLLGGFSFFDHNVGQDWRDFGAGSFTLPEWVLIKDGKVTLVTITIPLSDKDQFGDLRNNLFSILDRLDHLCQAKNYSLDTEKGTSTQVDIPDQNSPAYKNWKQSVETAIDLIEQDAFKKVVIARDLKVKLDRPVSDTAILHYLRRQYPDCYSFLIRQNGESSFIGSTPERLASFRNRFVLTEGLAGSISRGKTASEDAKLEYELLHSQKDLSEHFYVLDAIEHNLEDFSDAVEHPDFPGIKKLSNVQHLYTPVRAKIKNGVSRTRVLEKLHPTPAVGGYPREDAISYINKLESFERGWYAAPVGWINARGEGEFVVAIRSGLIKKEEVKFFAGCGIVKDSDPQKEWEETNLKFIPMLTALEYARK is encoded by the coding sequence ATGTCTTCAAAAAACCTGAAATATCAGTCATCAGACGGCTGTCTAAGTGATCAGATCGGAGTAGCTGAATTAAAGAAAGCTTTTGATCACGCTCACACTAAGGCTGTCAAAGGGAGAAAAAATTATTTCTCTTACACTTTCGCTATACCGTCGGTTGATCCGCTGGCCGTGCTGGAACAGCACAAGATTACGGATCAGTTTCAGTACTATTTCGAAAAACCTATTGATGAATTTTCTATTGTAGCTGCCGGTACTGTAGAAAGAATAAAAACGACCGGTGATGACCGCTTTAAAGAAGCTTCCCGGAATGGAAAAGAGTTGATCAGCCGTGTTCACCATTTTACTTCTGTTCAGCATCACCTGGCCAGCATACATCTGCTTGGCGGCTTTTCCTTTTTTGACCACAATGTCGGACAAGACTGGCGTGATTTCGGAGCAGGTTCCTTTACGCTGCCTGAATGGGTGTTGATAAAAGATGGTAAAGTAACTCTGGTAACTATTACCATACCACTGAGTGATAAAGATCAATTCGGTGACTTGCGTAACAACCTGTTCAGCATACTGGATCGACTGGACCATTTGTGTCAGGCAAAAAATTATTCACTGGATACCGAAAAGGGTACGTCCACGCAGGTTGATATACCGGATCAAAATTCTCCTGCCTATAAGAACTGGAAGCAGTCGGTTGAAACAGCTATTGACCTTATTGAACAAGACGCATTCAAAAAGGTGGTAATAGCCCGCGACCTGAAAGTAAAGCTGGACCGGCCGGTGTCTGATACCGCTATCCTGCATTATCTGAGGAGACAGTATCCCGATTGTTATTCCTTTCTGATCCGCCAAAATGGTGAAAGCAGCTTTATAGGCAGTACTCCGGAACGCCTGGCCTCATTCCGGAACCGTTTTGTATTAACAGAAGGTCTGGCCGGAAGTATTTCCAGGGGAAAAACAGCATCCGAAGACGCCAAGCTAGAATATGAACTTCTGCATAGCCAGAAAGATCTGAGTGAGCATTTTTATGTACTGGATGCGATCGAACATAATCTGGAAGATTTTTCAGATGCAGTTGAGCATCCGGATTTTCCAGGGATCAAGAAATTATCCAATGTACAGCACTTGTATACACCGGTCAGAGCTAAGATCAAGAACGGAGTATCCAGAACCAGAGTACTTGAAAAACTGCATCCTACTCCGGCTGTTGGCGGTTATCCCCGGGAAGATGCCATCTCCTATATCAACAAACTGGAAAGTTTTGAACGCGGCTGGTATGCTGCTCCGGTAGGCTGGATCAATGCACGCGGTGAGGGTGAATTTGTGGTTGCGATCCGAAGCGGTCTTATCAAAAAAGAAGAAGTGAAGTTTTTCGCAGGATGTGGTATTGTTAAGGACTCCGATCCCCAAAAGGAATGGGAGGAAACAAACCTTAAATTCATACCCATGCTGACTGCTCTGGAATATGCAAGAAAATGA
- a CDS encoding DUF3467 domain-containing protein codes for MSEKDQTMNTGKMEIELKEEEAAGTYSNLVMITHSPSEFILDFISIMPGVPKAKVVKRMILTPDHAKRLAGALNENVQRYEEEHGTISGKDKIDLHMYRGPHPEA; via the coding sequence ATGTCAGAAAAAGACCAAACGATGAATACCGGTAAAATGGAAATTGAACTCAAGGAAGAAGAGGCCGCCGGTACTTATTCTAATCTTGTCATGATCACACATTCTCCTTCTGAATTTATACTGGATTTCATTTCTATTATGCCCGGAGTACCCAAGGCTAAAGTGGTCAAAAGAATGATACTGACTCCGGATCATGCCAAAAGACTGGCCGGAGCATTGAATGAAAATGTTCAGCGCTACGAGGAAGAGCATGGCACCATCTCCGGTAAAGATAAAATAGACCTGCATATGTACCGTGGTCCTCATCCAGAGGCCTGA